One genomic region from Salinicola endophyticus encodes:
- the mlaE gene encoding lipid asymmetry maintenance ABC transporter permease subunit MlaE: protein MIDRIAALGRGTLDVLMAIGRAGLFLVQSVFCLPSREGFHLWLRQMHFVGVMSVAIVLVSGLFIGMVLALQGYTILVGFGADEALGQMVALSLVRELAPVVAALLFAGRAGSALTAEIGLMKATEQLTSMEMIGVDPLRRIVAPRLWAGFVSLPILTVIFAVVGIWGGYLVGVDWLGVYDGSYWSNMQDSVDFVGDVLNGMIKSLVFGLVVTWIAVFQGYDLVPTSEGISRATTRTVVYASLAVLGLDFVLTALMFGDLG, encoded by the coding sequence ATGATCGATCGTATCGCCGCACTGGGCCGGGGCACGCTCGACGTGCTCATGGCGATCGGGCGCGCCGGACTCTTTCTGGTGCAGTCCGTGTTCTGCCTGCCCTCGCGCGAGGGTTTCCACCTGTGGCTGCGCCAGATGCACTTCGTCGGCGTGATGTCGGTGGCCATCGTGCTGGTATCGGGGCTGTTCATCGGCATGGTGCTGGCGCTGCAGGGTTACACCATCCTGGTGGGCTTCGGCGCCGATGAGGCGCTGGGGCAGATGGTGGCGTTGTCACTGGTGCGCGAGCTGGCGCCGGTGGTCGCGGCGCTGCTGTTCGCCGGCCGCGCCGGCTCGGCGTTGACCGCCGAGATCGGCCTGATGAAGGCCACCGAGCAGCTCACCAGCATGGAGATGATCGGGGTCGACCCGCTGCGCCGCATCGTCGCGCCGCGGCTGTGGGCCGGTTTCGTGTCGCTGCCGATCCTCACCGTGATCTTCGCGGTGGTCGGTATCTGGGGCGGTTACCTGGTCGGCGTCGACTGGCTCGGCGTGTATGACGGCTCCTACTGGAGCAACATGCAGGACAGTGTCGACTTCGTCGGTGACGTGCTCAACGGCATGATCAAGAGTCTGGTGTTCGGCCTGGTGGTGACCTGGATCGCGGTGTTCCAGGGCTATGACCTGGTGCCCACCTCGGAAGGTATTTCACGCGCGACCACTCGTACGGTGGTCTACGCTTCGCTCGCGGTACTGGGCCTCGATTTCGTGCTCACCGCCTTGATGTTTGGAGATCTCGGATGA
- the mlaD gene encoding outer membrane lipid asymmetry maintenance protein MlaD codes for MKRNSVLELGVGLFMLAGILGLVFLGLRVSGLGVGVPQDTFTLTANFANIGGLRPQAKVSMSGVRIGKVTDIELDPKWFDAKVTMQIDSQYDGKFSDDTTASILTAGLLGEQYVGLTVGGSPKMLHDGDVIHDTQQALVLEQLIQQFVSNMAK; via the coding sequence ATGAAGCGCAATAGCGTCCTCGAACTGGGTGTCGGTCTGTTCATGCTGGCCGGCATCCTGGGGTTGGTGTTCCTCGGGCTGCGAGTCAGCGGCCTGGGGGTCGGTGTGCCCCAGGACACCTTCACGCTGACGGCCAACTTCGCCAATATCGGTGGGCTGCGCCCGCAGGCGAAAGTGAGCATGTCGGGCGTGCGTATCGGCAAGGTGACCGATATCGAACTCGATCCCAAATGGTTCGACGCCAAGGTCACCATGCAGATCGATTCGCAGTACGACGGCAAGTTCTCCGACGACACCACGGCGTCGATTCTCACCGCCGGTCTGCTCGGTGAGCAGTATGTCGGCCTGACCGTCGGGGGCTCGCCCAAGATGTTGCACGATGGGGACGTCATTCACGACACCCAGCAGGCGCTGGTGCTGGAGCAGTTGATCCAGCAGTTCGTGTCGAACATGGCCAAGTGA
- a CDS encoding ABC transporter substrate-binding protein, whose protein sequence is MNAIRFYRRYAGVVAALMLGLCAMVSTAQAQTQTPTEVIRQSVDSLMSELEGKKDYYAQHEDALAQLVDSNMADVADFRYIGASVMGRYFRAATPEQRSRFVKVFRKTLIDTYAKGLVTFDYKTLRVKDAEDAGRYEDQASVPVEVVSTTGKTYPVSFTLRQSDGQWKVINVIVNGINLGLTFRNQFDQSMRDNDRDFDKVIDNWAPKVDTDQLEKGGDS, encoded by the coding sequence ATGAACGCAATCCGCTTTTACCGCCGCTACGCCGGCGTCGTGGCCGCCCTGATGCTGGGGCTGTGTGCCATGGTGTCGACCGCCCAGGCGCAGACCCAGACACCCACCGAGGTGATCCGTCAGAGCGTCGATTCGCTGATGTCGGAGCTCGAGGGCAAGAAGGATTACTACGCCCAGCACGAGGATGCGCTGGCCCAATTGGTCGATAGCAACATGGCGGATGTCGCCGACTTCCGCTACATCGGTGCCAGCGTGATGGGGCGTTACTTCCGGGCGGCGACACCGGAGCAGCGTTCGCGCTTCGTCAAGGTGTTCCGCAAGACGCTGATCGATACCTACGCCAAGGGCCTGGTCACCTTCGACTACAAGACCCTGCGCGTGAAGGACGCCGAGGACGCCGGTCGCTACGAGGACCAGGCCTCGGTGCCGGTCGAGGTGGTGTCGACCACCGGCAAGACCTATCCGGTCAGCTTCACCCTGCGCCAGAGCGACGGCCAGTGGAAGGTGATCAACGTGATCGTCAACGGCATCAACCTGGGCCTGACCTTCCGCAACCAGTTCGATCAGTCGATGCGTGACAATGATCGCGACTTCGACAAGGTGATCGACAACTGGGCGCCCAAGGTCGACACCGATCAGCTCGAGAAGGGTGGCGATTCGTGA
- a CDS encoding STAS domain-containing protein, with product MSLLLEREDATLEVVEGNVLTIRGEADFDSAGPLAQAGRHWLADQPAETQVSFDLTAVEVASSAVLSVLLVWVRSVQKHSLHLERVALSRPLRRLMDITELGPLLPARETTCREDETPASS from the coding sequence GTGAGTCTGCTGCTCGAGCGTGAGGACGCCACGCTGGAGGTGGTCGAGGGTAACGTGCTGACCATCCGCGGCGAGGCGGACTTCGACAGTGCCGGCCCGCTGGCTCAGGCGGGTCGGCACTGGCTGGCGGATCAGCCGGCCGAGACTCAGGTCTCGTTCGATCTGACCGCGGTGGAGGTGGCCAGCAGCGCCGTGCTCAGCGTGCTGCTGGTGTGGGTGCGCAGTGTACAGAAGCACTCGCTGCATCTGGAACGGGTGGCGCTCTCGCGTCCGCTGCGCCGGCTGATGGACATCACCGAGTTGGGGCCGCTGCTGCCGGCCCGCGAAACCACCTGCCGCGAAGACGAGACGCCCGCCTCGTCCTGA
- a CDS encoding BolA family protein, with the protein MQPSDVKRLLEDRIDGCEFHIQGEGCNFQVVAVGEVFADLNKVKSQQLIYAALSDEIASGALHAITIKTFTPAQWAEAPENAGF; encoded by the coding sequence ATGCAACCCAGCGACGTCAAACGTCTGCTCGAAGATCGAATCGACGGCTGTGAATTCCATATCCAGGGTGAAGGCTGCAATTTTCAGGTCGTCGCCGTGGGCGAGGTCTTTGCCGATCTCAACAAGGTCAAGAGCCAGCAGCTGATCTACGCCGCACTCTCCGACGAGATCGCCTCGGGCGCGCTGCATGCCATCACCATCAAGACCTTTACCCCGGCGCAATGGGCCGAGGCGCCGGAAAACGCGGGGTTCTGA
- the murA gene encoding UDP-N-acetylglucosamine 1-carboxyvinyltransferase produces the protein MDKLIITGNGPLDGEVWASGAKNSALPILAATLLADEPVTIGNLPHLQDITTTLELLGRMGIEPVMGEKMSIQIDGSQVRDSHAPYELVKKMRASILVLGPLLAHFGTADVSLPGGCAIGSRPVDLHIRGLEAMGADIRVEGGYIRARVDGRLKGATIFFDTVTVTGTENLLMAATLADGITTLENAAREPEVVDLAECLIAMGAKIRGHGSDTIVIEGVERLHGCHYDVMPDRIETGTFLVAAAATGGRVRVRNTRADIMEAVLSKLEEAGGKVTSGEGWIELDMQGRRPQAVNIRTAPYPAFPTDMQAQFVALNAVAEGTGTVVETIFENRFMHVQELNRMGAHIALEGNTAVVTGVERLSGAPVMATDLRASASLVVAAMVAQGETLVDRIYHIDRGYECIEEKLQLLGARIRRVPG, from the coding sequence ATGGACAAGCTGATCATTACCGGTAACGGCCCGCTCGACGGCGAGGTCTGGGCCAGCGGGGCCAAGAATTCGGCGCTGCCGATCCTGGCGGCGACGCTGCTCGCCGACGAGCCCGTCACCATCGGCAATCTGCCGCACCTGCAGGACATCACCACCACCCTCGAACTGCTCGGTCGCATGGGCATCGAGCCGGTGATGGGCGAGAAGATGAGCATTCAGATCGATGGCTCCCAGGTGCGCGACAGCCACGCACCCTACGAGTTGGTCAAGAAGATGCGCGCCTCGATCCTGGTGCTGGGTCCGCTGCTGGCGCACTTCGGCACCGCCGACGTGTCGCTGCCGGGCGGCTGCGCGATCGGCTCGCGTCCGGTCGACCTGCATATTCGCGGGCTCGAGGCGATGGGCGCCGACATCCGCGTCGAGGGCGGCTACATCCGGGCCCGCGTCGATGGTCGGCTCAAGGGCGCCACCATCTTCTTCGACACCGTGACCGTGACCGGCACCGAGAACCTGCTGATGGCAGCCACCCTGGCCGACGGCATCACCACGCTGGAGAATGCCGCGCGGGAACCGGAAGTGGTCGACCTGGCGGAGTGTCTGATCGCCATGGGTGCCAAGATCCGTGGTCACGGCAGTGACACCATCGTGATCGAGGGCGTCGAGCGACTGCACGGCTGTCACTATGATGTCATGCCCGACCGCATCGAGACCGGCACCTTCCTGGTGGCGGCGGCGGCGACCGGCGGGCGCGTGCGCGTGCGCAACACCCGCGCCGACATCATGGAGGCAGTGCTCAGCAAGCTCGAAGAGGCGGGCGGCAAGGTCACTTCCGGCGAGGGCTGGATCGAACTCGACATGCAGGGGCGGCGGCCGCAGGCGGTGAACATCCGTACCGCGCCTTATCCGGCTTTCCCGACCGACATGCAGGCGCAGTTCGTGGCGCTCAATGCGGTCGCCGAGGGCACCGGCACCGTGGTCGAGACGATCTTCGAAAACCGCTTCATGCACGTGCAGGAGCTCAACCGCATGGGCGCGCATATTGCCCTGGAGGGCAATACCGCCGTGGTCACCGGGGTCGAGCGCCTCTCCGGGGCGCCGGTGATGGCGACCGACCTGCGCGCGTCGGCAAGCCTGGTGGTGGCGGCGATGGTGGCCCAGGGCGAGACCCTGGTCGACCGGATCTACCACATCGACCGCGGCTACGAGTGCATCGAGGAAAAACTGCAGCTGCTGGGTGCGCGGATTCGCCGCGTGCCGGGCTAG
- the hisG gene encoding ATP phosphoribosyltransferase: protein MSDQLILALSKGRILEETLPLLADAGVVPADDFGKSRKLLFDTNLPDVKLVVIRAVDVPTYVQLGAADLGVAGKDVLLEHGAEGLYEPLDLEISRCRLMTAGIVGAEPARARRRVATKFVEVARRYYAEQGIQAEVIKLYGAMELAPLMNLADEIVDIVDTGNTLRANGMEPRELIEEISTRLVVNKASMTMKHARLKPLIERLRGAVSARREGA, encoded by the coding sequence ATGAGCGATCAACTGATTCTCGCGCTCTCCAAGGGGCGTATTCTCGAAGAGACGCTGCCGCTGCTGGCGGATGCGGGGGTGGTGCCGGCGGATGATTTCGGCAAGAGCCGCAAGCTGCTGTTCGACACCAACCTGCCCGACGTCAAGCTGGTGGTGATCCGCGCGGTGGACGTGCCCACCTACGTGCAGCTGGGCGCGGCCGATCTCGGCGTGGCGGGTAAGGACGTGCTGCTCGAGCATGGCGCCGAGGGGCTCTACGAGCCGCTCGATCTGGAGATCTCGCGCTGCCGGCTGATGACCGCCGGGATCGTCGGCGCCGAGCCGGCGCGCGCGCGGCGCCGAGTGGCGACGAAGTTCGTCGAGGTGGCGCGGCGCTACTATGCCGAGCAGGGCATCCAGGCCGAGGTGATCAAGCTCTATGGCGCGATGGAGCTGGCCCCGCTGATGAATCTGGCCGACGAGATCGTGGATATCGTCGATACCGGCAATACCCTGCGCGCCAACGGCATGGAGCCGCGCGAACTGATCGAGGAGATCAGTACCCGGCTGGTGGTCAACAAGGCCTCGATGACCATGAAGCACGCGCGCCTGAAACCGCTGATCGAACGCTTGCGTGGCGCCGTGAGCGCCCGCCGCGAGGGCGCCTGA
- the hisD gene encoding histidinol dehydrogenase, translating into MSQTPTIARLNTRDADFDTRLDALLAWEGVSDQAVAARVDEILKAVRQQGDAALIEYTQRFDRLTLASAADLELAGERLAAAYAGLPDAQRDALSHAAERIRSYHEQQKPGSWHYEEADGTLLGQKVTPLDRVGIYVPGGKAAYPSSVLMNAIPAQVAGVAEIIMVVPTPDGVVNELVLAAAHLAGVHRVFCVGGAQAVAALAYGTESVPRVDKIVGPGNIYVATAKRAVFGQVGIDMIAGPSEILIVSDGGTDPEWLALDLFSQAEHDEDAQAILVTWDADHLEAVHAAIERLLPTLERAEIIRQSLSRRGALVLCDGPEQAVALVDRIAPEHLELSVAAPREMAEQVRHAGAIFMGRYTAEALGDYCAGPNHVLPTSGTARFSSPLGVYDFQKRSSLIECSAAGADRLGRTASVLARGESLTAHARSAESRWQR; encoded by the coding sequence ATGAGCCAAACTCCGACCATCGCCCGCCTGAACACGCGGGATGCCGACTTCGATACGCGCCTCGACGCGCTGCTGGCCTGGGAGGGCGTGTCCGATCAGGCGGTGGCGGCACGGGTCGACGAGATCCTCAAGGCGGTGCGTCAGCAGGGCGACGCCGCGCTGATCGAATACACCCAGCGCTTCGACCGGCTGACCCTCGCCAGTGCTGCCGATCTCGAACTCGCTGGCGAGCGCCTGGCGGCGGCTTACGCCGGACTGCCGGACGCACAGCGCGACGCGCTCAGCCACGCCGCCGAGCGTATCCGTAGCTACCACGAGCAGCAGAAGCCCGGCTCCTGGCACTATGAGGAGGCCGACGGCACGCTGCTGGGGCAGAAGGTCACCCCGCTCGATCGGGTGGGTATCTATGTGCCCGGTGGCAAGGCGGCCTATCCCTCCTCGGTACTGATGAACGCGATTCCGGCCCAGGTCGCCGGGGTGGCGGAGATCATCATGGTAGTGCCGACCCCCGATGGCGTGGTCAACGAGCTGGTGCTGGCGGCGGCGCACCTGGCCGGCGTGCACCGGGTCTTCTGCGTCGGTGGCGCCCAGGCGGTCGCGGCGCTCGCCTACGGCACCGAGAGCGTGCCGCGGGTGGACAAGATCGTCGGTCCCGGCAACATCTATGTGGCCACGGCCAAGCGCGCGGTGTTCGGTCAGGTGGGTATCGACATGATCGCCGGGCCGTCGGAGATTCTGATCGTCTCCGACGGCGGCACCGATCCCGAGTGGCTGGCGCTGGATCTGTTCTCCCAGGCTGAGCACGACGAAGATGCCCAGGCCATCCTGGTGACCTGGGATGCCGACCACCTGGAAGCGGTGCACGCCGCTATCGAGCGGCTGCTGCCGACCCTGGAACGCGCCGAGATCATTCGCCAGTCGCTGTCGCGGCGCGGCGCCCTGGTGCTGTGCGACGGGCCCGAGCAGGCGGTGGCGCTGGTCGACCGTATCGCCCCCGAGCACCTGGAGCTGTCGGTGGCCGCACCGCGTGAGATGGCCGAGCAGGTGCGCCACGCCGGTGCCATCTTCATGGGCCGCTACACCGCCGAGGCGCTGGGTGACTACTGCGCCGGTCCCAACCATGTGCTGCCGACCTCGGGCACGGCGCGTTTCTCTTCGCCGCTGGGGGTCTACGACTTCCAGAAACGTTCGTCGTTGATCGAGTGCTCGGCCGCGGGTGCCGACCGTCTCGGGCGTACCGCCTCGGTGCTGGCCCGGGGTGAGTCACTCACCGCCCACGCGCGCTCGGCGGAGAGCCGCTGGCAGCGCTGA
- a CDS encoding Do family serine endopeptidase, translating to MRRHFAALFWPTVCGILLAIVLLYAFPSLLGGGAERATPSQARTTTAHLPSGGERAAPSVEEAPPLVRGNATVSYAEAVNQAAPAVVNVYSSKIIDTSQHPLMSDPFFRQFYGKNLPQRQRMLSSLGSGVIVSKDGYILTNNHVVNDADEIQVALRDGREAIAKVIGTDPESDLAVLRIDLKDLPVIKLSNSENVAIGDVALAIGNPFGVGQTVTMGIISATGRDHIGLNAYEDFIQTDAAINPGNSGGALVNANGSLVGINTAIFSRSGGSQGIGFAIPTNLARSILDDIVTQGRVIRGWLGIDAQQMTPDLAASFGLKTLSGVIIANVVAGGPGAKAGLEPGDILLAVRGKPILDPRETMVDIAEITPGTQLPITILRNGEKREVTLTVGERPEPSAEDPKGDTDGTPAPDSGTQKSPSERSDAPNDSASTSDAS from the coding sequence ATGCGCCGTCACTTTGCCGCGCTATTCTGGCCCACCGTCTGCGGCATCCTGCTCGCCATCGTGCTGCTCTACGCCTTTCCGTCGCTGCTCGGCGGCGGCGCTGAACGCGCCACCCCCAGCCAGGCCCGCACCACCACCGCACACCTCCCCAGCGGGGGTGAACGCGCAGCGCCCAGCGTCGAGGAGGCACCGCCGCTGGTACGCGGCAATGCCACGGTAAGCTACGCCGAGGCTGTCAACCAGGCTGCTCCGGCCGTGGTCAACGTCTACTCCTCGAAGATCATCGACACCAGCCAGCACCCGCTGATGTCCGACCCCTTCTTCCGCCAGTTCTACGGCAAGAACCTGCCCCAGCGCCAGCGCATGCTGTCGAGTCTCGGTTCCGGCGTCATCGTCAGCAAGGATGGCTATATCCTTACCAACAATCATGTGGTCAACGACGCCGACGAGATCCAGGTCGCGCTGCGCGACGGTCGCGAGGCGATCGCCAAGGTGATCGGTACCGACCCGGAAAGCGATCTCGCAGTGCTCAGGATCGATCTTAAAGACCTGCCGGTGATCAAGCTCAGCAACTCCGAAAACGTCGCTATCGGCGACGTGGCGCTGGCGATCGGCAACCCGTTCGGGGTCGGCCAGACCGTGACCATGGGGATCATCAGTGCCACCGGGCGCGACCATATCGGGCTCAACGCCTACGAGGACTTCATCCAGACCGACGCCGCGATCAACCCCGGCAACTCCGGTGGCGCCCTGGTCAATGCCAACGGCTCGCTGGTCGGCATCAATACCGCGATCTTCTCGCGCTCCGGCGGCTCGCAGGGCATCGGCTTCGCCATCCCCACCAACCTGGCCCGCAGCATCCTCGACGACATCGTCACCCAGGGCCGAGTGATCCGCGGCTGGCTGGGCATCGACGCCCAGCAGATGACCCCCGACCTGGCCGCCTCCTTCGGGCTCAAGACCCTGAGCGGCGTGATCATCGCCAACGTGGTGGCCGGCGGCCCGGGAGCCAAGGCCGGACTCGAGCCGGGAGATATCCTGCTGGCGGTTCGCGGCAAGCCGATTCTCGACCCGCGCGAGACCATGGTCGATATCGCCGAGATCACCCCTGGCACTCAGCTGCCGATCACCATTCTGCGCAACGGCGAGAAGCGCGAGGTGACGCTCACCGTGGGCGAGCGCCCCGAACCCAGCGCCGAAGACCCCAAAGGCGATACCGACGGCACTCCTGCGCCAGACAGCGGCACGCAAAAGTCGCCATCAGAGCGCTCAGACGCCCCCAATGACAGCGCGTCGACGTCCGACGCCAGCTGA
- a CDS encoding Nif3-like dinuclear metal center hexameric protein, whose protein sequence is MISRVALQAAIDAELRPGAFKDYTVNGLQVEGRERINRVMTGVTACQALLDAAVAWEADAVLVHHGYFWKNEPVAVTGMKRRRFATLLGHDINLLAYHLPLDAHPELGNNACLGRRLGLVAERCLDGDMGQGLLWYGAPDPEVDDTELDSHALATRVETALGRRPLLIEGHTGPLERIAWCTGGAQDMLPLAAEAGAQAFISGEISERTTHLARELGITYLAAGHHATERDGIEALGEWLAARFGIEHRFVDIDNPA, encoded by the coding sequence ATGATTTCACGAGTAGCCCTTCAGGCGGCGATCGACGCCGAATTGCGTCCTGGGGCATTCAAGGACTATACCGTCAACGGCCTGCAGGTCGAGGGGCGCGAGCGCATCAACCGGGTGATGACCGGGGTGACGGCGTGCCAGGCGCTGCTCGACGCGGCGGTGGCCTGGGAGGCCGATGCGGTGCTGGTGCACCACGGCTATTTCTGGAAGAACGAGCCGGTGGCGGTGACCGGCATGAAGCGCCGCCGCTTCGCCACGCTGCTGGGCCACGACATCAATCTGCTGGCCTACCATCTACCCTTGGATGCTCACCCTGAACTCGGCAACAACGCCTGTCTCGGCCGTCGGCTGGGGCTGGTGGCCGAGCGCTGCCTGGATGGCGACATGGGGCAGGGGCTTTTGTGGTACGGCGCGCCCGACCCTGAAGTCGACGATACTGAGTTGGACAGTCACGCGCTCGCCACCCGTGTCGAGACGGCATTGGGGCGACGACCGCTGCTGATCGAGGGGCATACGGGGCCGCTCGAGCGCATCGCCTGGTGCACCGGTGGTGCTCAGGACATGTTGCCGCTGGCCGCCGAGGCCGGGGCGCAGGCGTTCATCTCCGGGGAGATCTCAGAGCGCACCACCCATCTGGCGCGGGAGCTGGGGATCACCTATCTGGCGGCAGGGCATCATGCTACCGAGCGTGACGGCATCGAGGCGCTGGGCGAGTGGCTGGCGGCGCGGTTCGGGATCGAGCACCGTTTCGTGGACATCGACAATCCCGCTTGA
- a CDS encoding ZapG family protein, protein MNESNIDWILAIACFLAGIGIGALCYHLLNANVARNQKVRQRLAETELELNQVRDSLNDHFAKVADLASSIQRQSQELESHLVHGADRLVDDLQLKRRLHGQNEEEDANIDVPQVPRDYADGNRGTLSEDYGVRKKRDEEENVNQPPRY, encoded by the coding sequence GTGAACGAAAGCAATATCGATTGGATCCTGGCCATCGCCTGCTTCCTTGCGGGCATCGGTATCGGCGCCCTTTGCTACCATCTGCTCAACGCCAACGTGGCGCGCAATCAGAAGGTGCGCCAACGTCTGGCCGAAACCGAGCTCGAGCTCAACCAGGTCCGCGACTCACTCAACGACCACTTCGCCAAGGTCGCCGATCTCGCCTCCAGCATCCAGCGTCAGAGCCAGGAGCTCGAAAGCCACCTGGTACACGGCGCCGATCGCCTGGTCGACGATCTCCAGCTCAAGCGCCGGTTGCATGGCCAGAACGAGGAAGAGGACGCCAATATCGACGTGCCTCAGGTTCCGCGGGACTACGCCGACGGCAACCGCGGCACCCTCTCCGAGGACTACGGCGTGCGCAAGAAGCGTGACGAAGAGGAAAACGTCAACCAGCCGCCGCGCTACTGA
- the zapE gene encoding cell division protein ZapE: protein MTAPRSATSAANAQTPIARYRADLERDDFSYDAAQENAVKHLQRLYDDLLRVPAPKPSATVIGGESALSKVAGLFGKRKAAAPEAPAKPAVMGLYFWGGVGRGKTYLVDVFFESLPFERKMRTHFNRFMQRVHRELDAHKGEKNPLTQIAAQFAREARVICFDEFYVKDITDAMILGNLMEALFAQGVVLVATSNIVPDDLYKDGLQRSRFLPAIDLLKRNCEVVNVDSGVDYRLRALEQVEIFHSPLDAEAERSLAKSFRSVAGSEGRENAKLTVNHRELIARRLCEGVVWFDFKMICDGPRSQNDYIELSREYHTVLVSNVPRMGAGSDDQARRFISMVDEFYDRAVKLLLSAETEVESLYTGGNLSFEFERTLSRLQEMQSRDYLALAHKP from the coding sequence ATGACTGCTCCCCGCTCCGCGACGTCCGCTGCCAATGCCCAGACGCCGATCGCGCGTTACCGCGCCGATCTCGAGCGCGACGACTTCAGCTACGACGCGGCGCAGGAAAATGCCGTCAAGCATCTGCAGCGCCTCTACGACGATCTGCTGCGGGTACCGGCCCCCAAACCCTCCGCGACGGTTATCGGCGGCGAGTCCGCGCTGTCCAAGGTCGCCGGGCTGTTCGGCAAGCGCAAGGCGGCCGCTCCCGAGGCGCCGGCCAAGCCGGCGGTCATGGGGCTCTACTTCTGGGGTGGCGTGGGGCGCGGCAAGACCTATCTGGTCGACGTGTTCTTCGAGTCGTTGCCGTTCGAGCGCAAGATGCGCACCCATTTCAACCGCTTCATGCAGCGTGTCCACCGCGAGCTCGATGCGCACAAGGGGGAGAAGAACCCGCTGACCCAGATCGCCGCGCAGTTCGCACGCGAGGCGCGGGTGATCTGCTTCGACGAGTTCTACGTCAAGGACATCACCGACGCCATGATTCTGGGCAACCTGATGGAGGCGCTGTTCGCCCAGGGCGTGGTACTGGTGGCGACCTCCAATATCGTGCCCGACGACCTCTACAAGGATGGCCTGCAGCGTTCCCGCTTCCTGCCGGCGATCGATCTGCTCAAGCGCAATTGCGAGGTGGTCAACGTCGATTCCGGGGTCGACTACCGTCTGCGCGCGCTGGAGCAGGTAGAGATCTTTCACTCGCCGCTGGACGCCGAAGCCGAGCGCTCGCTGGCCAAGAGCTTCCGTTCGGTCGCCGGCAGCGAAGGACGCGAGAACGCCAAGCTCACCGTCAACCATCGCGAGCTGATCGCGCGCCGGCTGTGCGAAGGGGTGGTGTGGTTCGACTTCAAGATGATCTGCGACGGGCCGCGCAGCCAGAATGACTACATCGAGCTGTCGCGGGAGTATCACACGGTGCTGGTTTCCAACGTGCCGCGCATGGGCGCGGGTAGCGACGATCAGGCGCGGCGCTTCATCAGCATGGTCGACGAGTTCTACGATCGCGCGGTGAAACTGCTGCTCTCGGCCGAGACCGAGGTCGAGTCGCTCTATACCGGCGGCAACCTCAGCTTCGAGTTCGAGCGCACGCTGTCGCGGCTGCAGGAGATGCAGTCGCGGGACTATCTGGCGCTGGCGCACAAGCCCTGA
- the rplM gene encoding 50S ribosomal protein L13, producing the protein MKTFSAKPQTVQRDWYVVDASGKTLGRLATEIARRLRGKHKPEYTPHVDTGDYIVVVNAEKVHVTGNKAQAKNYYRHTGYPGGLRSMSFEKLIDHAPERVIESAVKGMLPKGPLGRAMYAKLKVYAGTEHPHAAQQPQELNI; encoded by the coding sequence ATGAAGACGTTCAGTGCCAAGCCGCAAACCGTGCAGCGCGACTGGTATGTCGTCGATGCATCGGGCAAGACGCTCGGTCGTCTGGCGACGGAGATCGCCCGCCGCCTGCGTGGCAAACACAAGCCGGAATACACCCCGCACGTCGACACCGGCGATTACATCGTCGTGGTCAACGCCGAGAAGGTGCACGTCACCGGCAACAAGGCGCAAGCCAAGAATTACTACCGTCATACCGGTTACCCGGGCGGCCTGCGCTCCATGTCGTTCGAGAAGCTGATCGACCACGCCCCCGAGCGTGTGATCGAGAGCGCCGTCAAGGGCATGCTGCCCAAGGGCCCGCTGGGTCGTGCCATGTACGCCAAGCTCAAGGTGTACGCCGGTACCGAACATCCGCACGCCGCGCAGCAGCCGCAAGAACTGAACATCTGA
- the rpsI gene encoding 30S ribosomal protein S9, which translates to MAQQYYGTGRRKTSTARVFLKPGTGKITVNSRELGEYFGRVTAQMVVRQPLELTETTGQFDVYITVQGGGGSAQAGAIRHGITRALMDYNEELRKPLRAAGYVTRDAREVERKKVGLRKARRRPQFSKR; encoded by the coding sequence ATGGCACAACAGTACTACGGCACCGGGCGTCGCAAGACTTCCACCGCTCGTGTGTTCCTCAAGCCGGGCACCGGCAAGATCACCGTCAACAGCCGTGAGCTGGGCGAATATTTCGGCCGCGTCACCGCGCAGATGGTCGTGCGTCAGCCGCTCGAGCTGACCGAGACCACCGGCCAGTTCGACGTCTACATCACCGTCCAGGGTGGCGGCGGTTCGGCCCAGGCCGGCGCCATTCGCCACGGCATCACCCGTGCGCTGATGGACTACAACGAAGAGCTGCGCAAGCCGCTGCGTGCTGCCGGCTACGTGACCCGCGATGCGCGTGAAGTCGAGCGTAAGAAAGTCGGTCTGCGTAAAGCCCGTCGTCGTCCGCAGTTCTCCAAGCGCTGA